The Saccharomycodes ludwigii strain NBRC 1722 chromosome II, whole genome shotgun sequence genome window below encodes:
- a CDS encoding conserved putative metaphase-anaphase transition (Mlo2) protein, with translation MIDPNKQKRNQMCDNKGYTTAVEFLDKQEKLEKEARRLMPYDPVKCTYAMGSLKQLVFACLTCNNIGVCYSCSIQCHSTHEIVELFSKRDFTCDCGTERDGNGKHNGVYCQIRKNTELDIPSYTNVYGHNYTAGEFCSCNSKYDPNTESGDMIQCVLGLECNEDWYHDYCILGLPKPDILKKETKEGETKEGETKEGVKKEDEKNSNGSVKFPDLDTFDTFICWKCINKYRSNFEQLLDINDSFVSYKINRNATINNLVCSENKKRKIEIHDYSLFLKKGYGEILQKLVSEIEATGKYKNSLKFLTEICSCLLKDVPIYKPSEDKEEEYYDMFSLGNRELNNHISRDTAITGILALEEVKTKLKQFLRPFAETGKVVEENDIKSFFAKQASLGRHTK, from the coding sequence atGATAGAtccaaacaaacaaaaaaggaatCAAATGTGTGACAACAAAGGTTATACAACAGCCGTGGAATTTTTAGATAAACAAGAAAagttagaaaaagaagcaCGTAGGCTGATGCCGTACGATCCGGTAAAATGTACCTATGCTATGGGGAGTTTAAAACAGTTAGTATTTGCCTGTTTGACTTGCAACAATATTGGGGTGTGTTATTCCTGTTCAATCCAATGCCATTCCACCCATGAAATCGTAGAATTATTTTCCAAGAGAGATTTCACATGTGATTGCGGGACTGAAAGAGATGGCAACGGCAAGCATAATGGTGTTTATTGTCaaataaggaaaaacaCTGAACTAGACATACCTAGTTATACTAATGTTTATGGTCATAATTATACTGCAGGCGAATTTTGCAGTTGTAATTCTAAATATGATCCCAATACTGAAAGTGGGGATATGATTCAGTGCGTTTTAGGATTGGAATGTAATGAAGACTGGTATCATGACTATTGTATACTAGGGCTTCCAAAAccagatattttaaaaaaagagacaAAAGAGGGAGAGACAAAAGAGGGAGAGACAAAAGAGGgagtaaaaaaagaagacgaaaaaaatagcaacGGCTCAGTAAAATTTCCTGACTTGGATACCTTTGACACTTTTATATGCTGGAAATgcattaataaatatcGTTCGAACTTTGAACAATTATTGGACATAAATGACAGTTTTGTTAGTTATAAAATCAATCGCAATGCCACTATAAACAACCTTGTGTGTTCGGAGAataagaaaaggaaaatagaaatacatgattattctttatttttgaaaaagggGTATGGCGAAATATTACAGAAATTAGTGTCTGAGATTGAAGCTACCggtaaatataaaaactctttaaaatttttaactgAAATATGCTCATGTTTACTTAAAGATGTGCCTATTTATAAGCCGTCGGAGgataaagaagaagaatattATGATATGTTCTCTTTAGGTAATAGAGAATTGAATAACCATATAAGTCGAGATACTGCCATAACAGGCATATTGGCTTTGGAAGAAGTTAAAACCAAACTAAAACAATTTCTAAGACCGTTTGCAGAGACGGGTAAAGTTGTGGAAGAAAACGatataaaaagtttttttgcCAAACAAGCTAGCTTAGGTAGACATACCAAATAA
- the MCM2 gene encoding MCM DNA helicase complex subunit MCM2 (similar to Saccharomyces cerevisiae YBL023C | MCM2 | MiniChromosome Maintenance), translating to MSSPQTHNDNNNDERRRGRRRRRSDSIDLEHEAEGEGGERMTQDRNLLSSPSPSTIPPSSPAYNSRSFPDAGTNTNSNTSYDGLDSADYHDFEDIPEAEREEQFIADDLDDLEEAMDGVDLMGDGLEEDYRAREEQDHYDVEDENIDDTHQRELDISSRRRVDAQLNARDRLLNARQDVYLEEGDQDGTATARLDQYGLPVQRRRRRRQYEEDSAAATRGSYEDEDLFSDEDVNPLNEEFTLESLSEVRAPSYSEWITQPNVARTIARELKSFLLEYTDAYGKSVYGARIRALGEWNSESLEVNYRHLAESKAILAIFLAKCPEEMLKIFDVVAMEATKLHYPHYGRIHSEIHVRISDFPTINNIRELRETHLNTLIRITGVVTRRSGVFPQLKYVKFNCLKCGALLGPYFQDSNEEVKISYCTNCRSKGPFRTNMEKTVYRNYQRLTLQEAPGTVPAGRLPRHREVILLWDLVDIAKPGEEIEVTGIYKNTYDGNLNARNGFPVFATVIEANAIKRREGGSLVGDSVDDGAGYEGLDAFNWTEEEEREFRKLSRERGIIDKIIGSVAPSIYGHRDIKTAIACSLFGGVSKLVNGKHSIRGDINVLLLGDPGTAKSQILKYVEKTAHRAVFATGQGASAVGLTASVRKDPITKEWTLEGGALVLADKGVCLIDEFDKMTDQDRTSIHEAMEQQSISISKAGIVTSLQARCSIIAAANPIGGRYNSTLPLSQNVNLTEPILSRFDILCVVRDLVDEEADERLASFVVDSHIRSHPDSDVTDINGSTEQQEEGDVDMTQETRSARQKRLQKQKENEISPIPQDVLMKYIHYSRTKIQPKLIQMDVDKVSKVYADLRRESITTGSFPITVRHLESILRIAESFAKMRLSEFVSSYDLDRAIKVTVDSFVGTQKISIRRKLQKSFAIYTMGYGTRD from the coding sequence ATGTCAAGTCCACAAACgcataatgataataataacgacgaaagaagaagggggagaagaagaagaagaagtgATAGTATAGATCTTGAGCATGAAGCAGAAGGAGAAGGTGGCGAGAGAATGACACAGGACAGAAATTTGCTATCTTCTCCGTCTCCATCAACCATCCCTCCATCCTCCCCGGCTTATAATAGTAGATCTTTTCCGGACGCTGGCACTAATACCAATTCTAACACTAGTTACGATGGTTTGGATTCTGCTGATTATCACGACTTTGAAGATATTCCAGAAGCAGAACGTGAAGAACAATTTATAGCTGATGATTTAGACGATTTAGAGGAAGCAATGGATGGAGTTGATTTAATGGGCGATGGACTGGAAGAGGATTATCGTGCAAGAGAGGAACAAGATCATTATGATGTAGAAGATGAAAATATTGACGATACACATCAAAGAGAATTGGATATTTCCTCTAGAAGAAGAGTTGATGCCCAATTGAATGCTAGAGATCGTTTATTAAATGCCAGACAAGATGTGTATCTTGAAGAAGGTGACCAAGACGGTACAGCAACTGCAAGATTAGATCAGTATGGGTTGCCAGTTCAAAGGCGTAGACGGAGGCGTCAATATGAAGAAGACTCAGCAGCAGCTACCCGTGGATCGTACGAAGATGAAGATCTGTTTTCCGATGAAGATGTCAATCCATTGAATGAAGAGTTTACGTTGGAAAGTTTGTCGGAAGTCAGAGCTCCGAGTTACAGTGAATGGATCACACAGCCGAATGTGGCACGTACTATAGCGCGTGAGTTAAAATCCTTCTTGTTGGAATATACCGATGCATATGGCAAATCTGTTTATGGTGCTAGGATAAGGGCACTGGGTGAATGGAATAGTGAATCATTAGAAGTTAATTATAGACATTTGGCCGAATCTAAGGCCATCTTGGCTATTTTCTTGGCCAAATGTCCTGAAGAAAtgctaaaaatatttgatgtTGTTGCTATGGAGGCCACCAAGCTACATTATCCTCATTATGGTCGTATTCACTCTGAGATACATGTTCGGATCTCCGATTTCCCGAcgattaataatatacgTGAATTGCGTGAAACGCATTTGAATACCTTGATTAGAATAACGGGTGTTGTTACAAGAAGATCAGGTGTCTTCCCGCAATTAAAATATGTTAAATTCAACTGTTTAAAATGTGGTGCCTTGTTGGGCCCTTATTTTCAGGACTCCAATGAAGAAGTGAAAATTTCATACTGTACCAATTGTAGGAGCAAAGGTCCGTTTAGGACCAATATGGAAAAAACGGTTTATAGAAATTACCAGAGATTAACATTGCAAGAAGCACCAGGTACTGTTCCGGCGGGTAGATTGCCACGTCATAGAGAAGTTATTTTACTATGGGATTTAGTTGATATTGCCAAACCGGGTGAGGAAATTGAAGTGACTGgtatttataaaaacacATATGATGGTAACTTAAACGCTAGAAATGGGTTCCCAGTTTTTGCTACAGTTATTGAAGCAAATGCAATCAAGAGAAGAGAGGGTGGGTCGTTGGTTGGTGACAGTGTTGATGATGGTGCTGGGTATGAGGGTTTAGATGCCTTCAATTGGACCGAGGAAGAGGAAAGagaatttagaaaattatCCAGAGAACGTGGTATTATTGATAAGATTATCGGATCAGTTGCACCTTCTATTTATGGTCACAGGGACATCAAAACAGCAATTGCATGTTCTTTATTTGGCGGTGTTTCCAAATTGGTTAATGGCAAACATTCTATCAGGGGTGACATCAATGTTTTACTTTTGGGAGATCCCGGTACGGCGAAGTCCCAAATCTTAAAATACGTTGAAAAAACTGCACACAGAGCTGTTTTTGCCACTGGACAAGGTGCATCCGCGGTTGGTTTAACGGCAAGCGTTAGAAAAGACCCAATTACTAAAGAGTGGACTTTAGAAGGCGGAGCTTTGGTTTTAGCCGATAAAGGTGTGTGTCTAATTGATGAATTTGATAAGATGACCGATCAAGATCGTACTTCTATCCATGAAGCTATGGAACAACAAAGTATTTCCATTTCAAAAGCAGGTATTGTTACCAGTTTGCAGGCAAGATGCTCCATAATTGCAGCTGCTAACCCTATTGGTGGTCGTTACAATTCGACACTGCCATTATCTCAAAATGTCAATTTGACTGAACCTATTTTATCAAGGTTTGATATCTTGTGTGTAGTTAGGGATTTGGTAGATGAGGAGGCTGATGAAAGATTGGCATCATTCGTTGTTGATTCCCATATCAGATCACATCCAGACAGTGATGTTACCGATATAAATGGCAGTACTGAACAGCAAGAAGAAGGAGATGTGGATATGACGCAAGAAACCCGTTCTGCTAGACAGAAACGGTTGCAGAAACAGAAGGAAAACGAAATTTCGCCGATTCCACAGGATGTCTTAATGAAGTATATTCATTACTCCAGAACTAAAATACAGCCTAAATTAATACAAATGGATGTGGATAAAGTTAGCAAAGTATATGCCGATTTGAGAAGAGAGAGTATTACCACTGGCTCGTTCCCAATTACTGTTCGTCATCTAGAATCTATATTAAGAATTGCTGAATCTTTTGCAAAGATGAGATTGTCTGAATTTGTTTCCTCATATGATCTAGACAGGGCGATTAAAGTCACCGTTGATAGTTTTGTAGGCACCCAAAAGATCAGTATTCGTCgtaaattacaaaaaagttTTGCTATTTATACCATGGGTTATGGCACTAGAGACTGA
- the PIM1 gene encoding ATP-dependent Lon protease PIM1 (similar to Saccharomyces cerevisiae YBL022C | PIM1 | Proteolysis In Mitochondria) has product MMNRKQPYVACFMLKNPEKDTDVIHSKDEVYDIGVFAQITKIMTTKDEKTDKETMTVLVYPHRRVKLDDLIPPSNVPKSNVAEKVAEQPKISKNDEPEGPSKEDEHIDDESEPTAFLKNFDVTLVNVSDVKDQEYDHKSPVINALTSEILKVFKEISQLNTMFRDQIAAFSVSIQSATTNIFEEPAKLADFAAAVSAGEEQELQDILQSFNVEQRLEKSLMVLKKELMNAELQNKISKDVETKIQKRQREYYLMEQLKGIKAELGIDDGRDKLIQAFKDKASKLKMPENVAKVFNDEVNKLNTLETSMSEFGVVRNYLDWITSLPWGLTSKEQYNISRAKGILDKDHYGMKDVKDRILEFIAVSKLLGKVSGKIICFVGPPGVGKTSIGKSIAHSLNRQFARFSVGGMTDVAEIKGHRRTYIGALPGRIIQSLKKCQTQNPLILIDEIDKIGHGGIHGDPSAALLELLDPEQNNAFLDNYLDIPIDLSKILFVCTANTLDTIPRPLLDRMEVIEVSGYVADEKLRIVKDYLIPMAKKSNGLGNANVTLTDDAIMALIKYYCRESGVRNLKKHVEKIYRKVALNIVSDLGLEDVPLKEEVSDVVDTIATSTKEEKQGKVVKEEIVKETATESEVEVVAKIDEKIKPLEIPDSVNIIIKESNLKDYVGPSVFTTDRLYETTPPGVVMGLAWTSMGGCSLYIESVLEQPLSHTKHASFERTGHLGDVMKESSRLAYSFTKMYLSKKFPDNRFFERASIHLHCPEGAVPKDGPSAGVTMATSFISLALNKCVDPTVAMTGELTLTGKVLRIGGLKEKAIAAKRSGAKTIIFPKDNLSDWEDLPETVKEGLEPLAADWYDQIYERLFSDITTTEGNKVWESEFKKIEEKEKEKESKHKKL; this is encoded by the coding sequence ATGATGAACCGTAAACAACCATATGTGGCATGTTTCATGCTAAAAAACCCTGAAAAGGATACTGATGTCATTCATTCCAAGGACGAGGTTTACGACATAGGTGTTTTTGCACAAATTACCAAGATTATGACCACCAAAGACGAAAAGACGGATAAGGAAACAATGACTGTTTTGGTTTACCCACATAGAAGAGTTAAACTAGATGATTTAATACCACCATCAAATGTCCCAAAGAGTAATGTTGCTGAGAAAGTTGCCGAACAGCCTAAAATTAGTAAAAATGACGAGCCAGAGGGCCCTTCAAAGGAAGACGAACACATTGATGATGAATCTGAACCAACAGCTTTTCTAAAAAACTTTGATGTAACTTTGGTTAATGTTTCTGACGTTAAAGATCAGGAATATGATCACAAGTCACCAGTTATTAATGCTTTAACGTCAGAAATTTTAAAGGTTTTCAAAGAAATTTCTCAACTAAATACCATGTTTAGAGATCAAATTGCCGCATTTTCAGTTTCTATTCAATCTGCAACAACTAATATCTTTGAGGAGCCCGCTAAATTGGCTGATtttgctgctgctgtttCTGCTGGAGAAGAACAAGAGCTACAAGATATTTTGCAATCTTTCAACGTTGAACAGCGTTTGGAAAAATCCTTGAtggttttgaaaaaagaattaatgAATGCTGAATTGCAGAACAAGATTTCTAAAGATGTTGAGAccaaaattcaaaaaagacaaagggaatattatttgatGGAGCAGTTAAAGGGAATCAAGGCAGAATTGGGTATTGATGATGGTCGTGACAAGTTAATTCAAGCCTTTAAAGATAAAGCTTCCAAATTGAAAATGCCAGAGAATGTAGCTAAAGTTTTCAATGATGAggttaataaattaaacacTTTGGAAACTTCTATGTCTGAATTTGGTGTCGTTAGAAACTATTTGGATTGGATCACCTCATTACCATGGGGTCTAACTTCAAAGGAACAATACAATATTTCTAGAGCAAAGGGAATTTTGGACAAAGACCATTACGGTATGAAGGATGTGAAGGATCGTATTTTGGAATTTATTGCGGTTAGTAAACTACTAGGTAAAGTCAGCGGCAAAATCATTTGTTTTGTTGGTCCCCCTGGTGTTGGTAAGACCTCTATTGGAAAATCTATTGCCCATTCCTTAAACCGTCAATTCGCTAGGTTTTCTGTCGGCGGTATGACTGACGTTGCCGAAATCAAAGGTCATAGAAGGACATATATCGGGGCTTTGCCGGGTAGAATCATTCAATCTTTGAAAAAGTGCCAAACGCAAAATCCATTGATTTTGATTGATGAAATTGACAAGATTGGACATGGCGGTATTCATGGCGATCCATCGGCCGCTTTGTTAGAATTACTAGATCCTGAGCAAAACAACGCATTTCTGGATAATTATTTAGATATTCCAATTGATTTGtccaaaattttatttgtgtGTACTGCAAACACTCTGGACACCATACCAAGACCCTTGTTAGATCGTATGGAAGTTATTGAAGTTTCTGGGTATGTTGCCGATGAAAAACTAAGGATTGTTAAGGATTATTTGATCCCCATGGCTAAGAAATCCAATGGTTTAGGAAATGCTAATGTCACCCTAACAGACGATGCTATCATGGCCTTGATCAAGTATTATTGCAGGGAAAGCGGGGTTAGAAACTTGAAAAAACAcgttgaaaaaatttatcgTAAAGTTGCGTTGAATATTGTCAGCGACCTGGGTTTGGAAGACGTTCCTCTGAAAGAGGAAGTATCTGATGTTGTCGATACCATTGCTACTTCtacaaaagaagaaaagcaAGGAAAAGTTGTAAAAGAGGAGATAGTCAAGGAAACTGCAACCGAAAGTGAAGTCGAAGTTGTTGCAAAGATAGacgaaaaaataaaaccattAGAAATACCAGATTctgttaatattatcatcaaaGAGTCTAATTTGAAAGATTATGTTGGTCCCTCAGTTTTCACTACCGATAGACTATACGAAACCACTCCTCCGGGTGTTGTTATGGGCTTGGCTTGGACCAGTATGGGCGGTTGTTCTTTATATATCGAGTCTGTTTTGGAACAGCCATTATCACATACCAAACATGCATCATTTGAACGTACTGGTCATTTGGGTGATGTTATGAAGGAATCTTCTCGTTTGGCATATTCGTTTACCAAAATGTATCTATCTAAGAAATTCCCAGACAATAGGTTTTTCGAAAGAGCCTCAATTCATTTGCATTGTCCAGAAGGTGCTGTCCCAAAAGATGGTCCCTCTGCTGGTGTTACCATGGCTACCTCCTTTATTTCCTTGgctttaaataaatgtGTTGACCCAACAGTTGCTATGACTGGTGAATTAACTTTGACCGGTAAAGTGCTACGTATTGGAGGGTTGAAGGAAAAGGCTATTGCTGCTAAGAGATCTGGTGCAAAGACTATCATTTTCCCTAAGGATAATTTAAGTGACTGGGAGGATTTGCCAGAAACTGTGAAGGAAGGATTGGAACCATTGGCTGCTGACTGGTATGATCAAATTTATGAAAGATTGTTTTCAGACATTACTACAACAGAAGGTAATAAAGTGTGGGAAAGTGAGTTTAAGAAGATtgaggaaaaagaaaaagaaaaagaatcaAAACATAAGAAGTTATGA
- a CDS encoding NAD-dependent succinate-semialdehyde dehydrogenase (similar to Saccharomyces cerevisiae YBR006W | UGA2 | Utilization of GAba): MLKLTTHRSPLFAKLVKHTNFRNSVSRFHLQRYASTEILENKELLSSEAFVNGEWILPQKKQEEGDQYTQFGVSNPSNGENLINVSNYGISDFNSAISIAHETFKETRFSLTQRQRSDMLYRIYELMQENRVDLARLITLENGKPLKDALGEINYSASYFKWFAEEAPRLYGNIIPSSTSTSKTIYSVRQPLGVVGILTPWNFPSAMIARKLAPVIATGNTTVIKPAAETPLSALVYGLLCNKAGVPKGMVNILPTTYTAQIGELICSHELIKKVTFTGSTKIGKLLMEQSSRESPSIKKFSMELGGNAPFIVFNDADIEKALDGVIACKFRQSGQTCICANRIFVQEEIYDEFAKKLVDRVSKFKLGDGFESTVTHGPLIHSKAVEKVSSLVQDAKVKGATVLIGGVRASTIGPLFYHPTVITDVNESMHLFNEEIFGPVAPLIKFKTVDEVIERANSVDVGLAGYAYSTNLKTIHAISQRLETGMIGINNSSISDCALPFGGVKNSGLGREGSLYGINDYTEVKSVVLDV; encoded by the coding sequence atgttaAAATTAACGACACATAGATCCCCCCTGTTTGCTAAGCTTGTCAAGCATACCAATTTCCGTAATTCTGTATCTCGTTTCCACCTCCAAAGATACGCTTCCACAgaaattttggaaaataagGAGCTATTGTCTTCAGAAGCATTTGTAAACGGTGAGTGGATTTTaccacaaaaaaaacaagaagaagGTGATCAGTATACCCAGTTTGGTGTATCCAATCCTTCTAACGGGGAAAATTTGATCAACGTTAGCAATTATGGTATCAGTGATTTTAATTCAGCTATATCCATTGCCCACGAAACTTTTAAGGAGACAAGGTTTTCGTTGACCCAAAGGCAAAGATCAGATATGTTGTACAGAATTTATGAGTTAATGCAAGAAAATAGAGTTGACTTGGCCCGCTTAATAACTTTGGAAAATGGTAAACCATTAAAGGATGCTTTGGgtgaaattaattattcGGCTAGTTATTTCAAGTGGTTTGCTGAGGAGGCGCCCAGGTTATATGGGAACATTATACCAAGCAGTACCTCCACAAGCAAAACTATTTATTCAGTAAGACAACCACTAGGTGTGGTTGGTATTTTAACACCATGGAATTTTCCATCAGCCATGATTGCGCGCAAATTGGCTCCTGTCATTGCTACAGGCAACACTACAGTTATTAAGCCGGCTGCAGAAACACCATTAAGTGCATTGGTGTATGGGCTTCTATGTAATAAAGCGGGGGTTCCTAAAGGTATGGTTAATATTTTACCTACCACATATACGGCTCAAATTGGGGAACTGATATGCAGCCACGAATTGATTAAAAAGGTGACTTTTACTGGATCTACCAAAATTGGAAAGTTGTTAATGGAACAATCTAGCAGAGAGTCACCATCcattaaaaagttttctATGGAATTAGGGGGGAACGCGCCttttatagtttttaatGATGCCGATATCGAAAAAGCATTAGATGGGGTTATTGCGTGTAAATTTAGACAGTCTGGACAAACATGTATTTGTGCAAATAGAATATTTGTTCAAGAAGAAATCTATGATGAATTTGCCAAAAAATTGGTGGATCGCGTTTCTAAATTCAAATTGGGCGATGGTTTTGAATCAACAGTTACACATGGCCCCTTAATTCATTCCAAAGCAGTGGAAAAGGTTTCCTCGCTGGTACAAGATGCTAAAGTTAAAGGAGCCACTGTTTTGATAGGCGGTGTCAGAGCTAGTACTATTGGACCGTTATTCTATCATCCAACAGTTATTACAGATGTTAATGAATCGATGCACCTTTTTAACGAAGAAATATTTGGTCCTGTCGCCCCATTGATCAAGTTTAAAACAGTGGACGAGGTTATTGAACGTGCTAATAGTGTGGATGTTGGATTAGCTGGCTATGCTTACTCCACTAATTTGAAAACTATTCACGCTATTTCTCAAAGATTAGAAACAGGTATGAttggtattaataatagttcCATTAGTGATTGTGCCTTACCATTTGGAGGAGTTAAAAATTCTGGTTTGGGAAGAGAGGGATCTTTATATGGTATTAATGATTATACTGAAGTTAAATCAGTGGTTTTGGATGTGTAA